A stretch of the Streptomyces ortus genome encodes the following:
- the tilS gene encoding tRNA lysidine(34) synthetase TilS, translated as MGPHPAVAAIRLAVRRVLHDVLTDHAPGRAPGQAPDAPSRAPLVLVACSGGADSMALASALAFEAPKLGVRAGGVTVDHGLQSGSDLRADEVVLRLTELGLTPAESVAVTVGREGGPEAAARDARYAALDATAERHGATAVLLGHTRDDQAETVLLGLARGSGTRSLSGMAAVSGGPGADRRYRRPFLHLDRQTARKACMVQSLPVWDDPHNADPAYTRSRLRHEGLPALEKALGKGVVEALARTAQLSRDDADALDAWAGRAEDSVRDAAGLLECAKLYALPPAVRRRILRRAAIGAGAPAGSLFARHIEEIDRLITGWRGQGAINLPGKVVAQRQGGRLVIRQG; from the coding sequence ATGGGTCCCCATCCTGCGGTCGCGGCGATACGCCTGGCGGTCCGCCGCGTACTCCACGACGTCCTCACCGATCACGCCCCCGGACGCGCCCCCGGCCAGGCCCCCGACGCGCCCTCGCGCGCGCCGCTCGTACTGGTCGCGTGCTCCGGCGGCGCCGACTCCATGGCCCTCGCCTCCGCCCTCGCCTTCGAGGCGCCCAAGCTCGGCGTCCGCGCCGGCGGCGTCACCGTGGACCACGGACTGCAGTCCGGGTCCGACCTGCGCGCGGACGAGGTCGTCCTGCGGCTCACCGAGCTCGGACTGACCCCCGCCGAGTCCGTCGCGGTCACCGTCGGCCGGGAGGGCGGACCCGAAGCCGCCGCCCGCGACGCGCGGTACGCCGCTCTGGACGCCACCGCCGAGCGGCACGGAGCCACCGCGGTCCTCCTCGGGCACACCCGCGACGACCAGGCCGAAACCGTCCTGCTGGGCCTCGCCCGCGGCTCCGGGACGCGCTCCCTGTCCGGCATGGCCGCCGTGTCCGGCGGGCCCGGCGCCGACCGCCGCTACCGCCGTCCCTTCCTGCACCTGGACCGGCAGACCGCCCGCAAGGCCTGCATGGTCCAGTCGCTGCCCGTCTGGGACGACCCGCACAACGCGGACCCGGCGTACACCCGCTCCAGGCTGCGCCACGAGGGGCTGCCCGCCCTGGAGAAGGCGCTCGGCAAAGGCGTCGTCGAAGCACTGGCCCGTACGGCCCAACTGTCCCGCGACGACGCCGACGCGCTGGACGCCTGGGCCGGCCGCGCCGAGGACTCCGTACGCGACGCGGCGGGTCTCCTGGAGTGCGCCAAGCTGTACGCCCTGCCGCCCGCCGTGCGCCGCCGCATCCTGCGCCGGGCCGCCATCGGGGCCGGGGCGCCCGCCGGTTCGCTGTTCGCCCGGCACATCGAGGAGATCGACCGGCTGATCACCGGCTGGCGCGGCCAGGGAGCCATCAACCTCCCGGGCAAGGTCGTCGCCCAGCGGCAGGGTGGCAGACTGGTGATTCGGCAAGGCTGA
- a CDS encoding inorganic diphosphatase — protein MEFDVTIEIPKGSRNKYEVDHETGRIRLDRRLFTSTSYPADYGFVENTLGEDGDPLDALVILDEPTFPGCLIQCRTIGMFRMTDEAGGDDKLLCVPAHDPRVEHLRDIHHVSEFDRLEIQHFFEVYKDLEPGKSVEGANWVGRTDAEAEIERSYKRAKDAGGH, from the coding sequence GTGGAGTTCGACGTCACGATCGAGATTCCGAAGGGTTCACGGAACAAGTACGAGGTGGACCACGAGACCGGTCGGATCCGTCTGGACCGTCGCCTCTTCACCTCGACCAGCTACCCGGCCGACTACGGCTTCGTCGAGAACACCCTCGGCGAGGACGGCGACCCGCTGGACGCGCTGGTCATCCTGGACGAGCCGACCTTCCCGGGTTGCCTCATCCAGTGCCGCACGATCGGCATGTTCCGTATGACGGACGAGGCCGGCGGCGACGACAAGCTGCTGTGCGTTCCCGCGCACGACCCGCGCGTGGAGCACCTGCGGGACATCCACCACGTGTCGGAGTTCGACCGTCTGGAGATCCAGCACTTCTTCGAGGTCTACAAGGACCTGGAGCCGGGCAAGTCCGTCGAGGGCGCCAACTGGGTGGGTCGCACGGACGCCGAGGCCGAGATCGAGCGTTCGTACAAGCGCGCGAAGGACGCGGGCGGTCACTGA
- the hpt gene encoding hypoxanthine phosphoribosyltransferase, whose product MRVDAKDLGTDLKSVLITKEEIDAKLAELAAKIDAEYAGKDLLIVGVLKGAVMVMADLARALSTPVTMDWMAVSSYGAGTQSSGVVRILKDLDTDIKGRDVLIVEDIIDSGLTLSWLISNLGSREPASLKVCTLLRKPEAAKVAIDVEWVGFDIPNEFVIGYGLDYAEKYRNLPFVGTLAPHVYGG is encoded by the coding sequence ATGCGGGTGGACGCGAAAGACCTGGGCACCGACCTCAAGTCGGTGCTCATCACCAAGGAAGAGATCGACGCGAAGCTGGCCGAGCTGGCCGCGAAGATCGACGCGGAGTACGCGGGCAAGGACCTGCTCATCGTCGGTGTCCTCAAGGGCGCCGTGATGGTCATGGCGGACCTGGCCCGGGCCCTGTCCACCCCCGTCACCATGGACTGGATGGCCGTCTCCTCGTACGGGGCGGGCACCCAGTCCTCCGGCGTGGTGCGGATCCTCAAGGACCTCGACACCGACATCAAGGGCAGGGACGTCCTGATCGTCGAGGACATCATCGACTCCGGTCTGACGCTGTCCTGGCTGATCTCCAACCTCGGCTCCCGCGAGCCCGCGTCCCTCAAGGTGTGCACGCTGCTGCGCAAGCCCGAGGCCGCGAAGGTCGCGATCGACGTGGAGTGGGTCGGCTTCGACATCCCGAACGAATTCGTCATCGGATACGGCCTCGACTACGCGGAGAAGTACCGGAACCTCCCGTTCGTCGGTACGCTCGCGCCCCATGTCTACGGCGGCTGA
- a CDS encoding zinc-dependent metalloprotease codes for MTSIRGAEMVDWNLAVATATRLVRPGPEVSRDEARAVVAELRRHAKASEEHVRGFTRMGGDDLDDTPVLVVDRPGWVRANVAGFREVLKPLLDKMQERRGSSPGGAVLGAVGGKVTGVELGMLLSFLSSRVLGQYETFAPATRELPAGQNGGGRLLLVAPNIVHVERELDVQPHDFRLWVCLHEETHRTQFTAVPWLRDHLEGEIQSFLGETEVDPMTVLERVREAAQSLAGGRPESEEGDEGRSLVEIVQTPAQREILGRLTAVMSLLEGHADFVMDGVGPAVVPSVAEIREKFQQRRARGASRLDLALRKLLGLDAKLRQYRDGERFVRAVVGEVGMDGFNRVWTSPNTLPTKSEIAKPADWVARVHRKAES; via the coding sequence ATGACGAGCATCCGTGGTGCCGAGATGGTCGACTGGAATCTCGCGGTGGCGACCGCGACCCGACTCGTACGGCCGGGCCCAGAGGTCAGCCGCGACGAGGCCAGGGCCGTCGTCGCCGAGCTGCGCCGGCATGCGAAGGCGTCGGAGGAACACGTCCGCGGCTTCACGAGGATGGGCGGCGACGACCTCGACGACACCCCCGTACTCGTCGTCGACCGCCCCGGCTGGGTCCGGGCGAACGTCGCCGGCTTCCGGGAGGTCCTCAAACCGCTGCTCGACAAGATGCAGGAACGTCGCGGCAGCTCCCCGGGCGGAGCCGTCCTCGGCGCCGTCGGCGGCAAGGTCACCGGCGTCGAGCTGGGCATGCTGCTGTCCTTCCTGTCCTCCAGGGTCCTGGGCCAGTACGAGACGTTCGCCCCGGCCACCCGGGAACTGCCCGCCGGGCAGAACGGCGGCGGCAGGCTCCTCCTCGTGGCGCCGAACATCGTCCACGTGGAGCGCGAACTCGACGTCCAGCCCCACGACTTCAGGCTCTGGGTCTGCCTCCACGAGGAGACCCACCGCACGCAGTTCACGGCCGTGCCCTGGCTGCGCGACCACCTCGAGGGCGAAATCCAGTCTTTCTTGGGGGAGACCGAGGTCGACCCCATGACCGTCCTGGAACGCGTCCGCGAAGCCGCCCAGTCCCTCGCCGGCGGCCGGCCCGAGAGCGAGGAGGGCGACGAGGGCCGCTCCCTCGTCGAGATCGTGCAGACTCCCGCCCAGCGCGAGATCCTCGGCAGGCTCACCGCAGTCATGTCGCTCCTGGAGGGCCACGCCGACTTCGTGATGGACGGCGTGGGCCCGGCGGTCGTCCCGTCCGTCGCCGAGATCCGCGAGAAGTTCCAGCAGCGGCGCGCCCGCGGCGCCTCCCGCCTGGACCTCGCCCTGCGCAAGCTGCTGGGCCTCGACGCGAAGCTGCGCCAGTACCGGGACGGCGAGCGCTTCGTCCGCGCGGTCGTGGGAGAGGTCGGCATGGACGGCTTCAACCGCGTGTGGACCTCGCCGAACACACTTCCCACCAAGTCGGAGATCGCCAAACCGGCGGACTGGGTCGCGCGGGTGCACCGTAAGGCAGAGTCGTGA
- the dacB gene encoding D-alanyl-D-alanine carboxypeptidase/D-alanyl-D-alanine endopeptidase, with product MVVPELRSWRAARPHVARVARAVRPRLVRAAEAVKPPLVRAAEAVKPPLVRATEAVKPLVKRPSTVQFTTGAAALGLVVAATVVTAAGPWDSTGQRTAERDWAASRERAGGADHGAVSGASGKEPAPAPSAVSVLAGVGGAVGSAPSPSEKALSGVLGPLLDDPALGGGRAGAVVDVATGKRLYGKGADAARTPASTTKIATAVAALTAAGPDHRIATRAVLEPGTEEVVLVGGGDPTLTARKDAAGNASLRALADDTARALKSRGTAKGEKDAKGEKDGKGDKGAEVAEVTLSYDTSLYAGTAVHPIGADNTNLARVTALMADEGRLDDSSSGPADRSADPAGDAARKFADLLHERGIKTTVPGTSKASARAKTLATVKSPPLSALVERMLTSSDNDIAEALARQTALAAGEPASFKGGGAATREQLKKLGLPLKGAKFADGSGLDRADKLTADLLTALLAKAADPDRPELRPVLTGLPVAGFTGTLSKRYAGRPGTGLVRAKTGTLTGVHTLAGTVVDTDGRLLAFAFLTESDPPANPATAQQTLDDLASKLATCGCD from the coding sequence GTGGTCGTGCCGGAGCTGAGGTCCTGGCGGGCCGCGAGACCGCATGTGGCGCGGGTCGCGCGAGCCGTGCGACCGCGTCTCGTCCGGGCGGCGGAAGCGGTCAAGCCCCCGCTCGTACGGGCGGCGGAAGCTGTGAAACCACCGCTCGTCCGGGCGACCGAAGCCGTGAAACCGCTGGTCAAGCGGCCGTCGACCGTGCAGTTCACGACAGGCGCCGCCGCCCTCGGACTCGTCGTGGCGGCCACCGTGGTCACCGCGGCCGGACCCTGGGACTCCACCGGTCAGCGTACGGCGGAGCGCGACTGGGCCGCATCGCGGGAGCGCGCGGGTGGCGCAGATCACGGCGCGGTGTCCGGTGCGTCCGGCAAGGAGCCGGCGCCCGCGCCGAGCGCGGTGTCGGTGCTCGCGGGCGTCGGCGGCGCCGTGGGGTCCGCGCCGTCGCCCTCGGAGAAGGCCCTGAGCGGCGTTCTGGGGCCGCTGCTCGACGATCCCGCGCTCGGCGGCGGCCGGGCGGGCGCCGTCGTCGACGTCGCCACGGGCAAGCGCCTGTACGGGAAGGGCGCGGACGCCGCGCGCACCCCGGCCTCCACCACGAAGATCGCCACGGCCGTGGCGGCGCTCACCGCGGCCGGCCCGGACCACCGCATCGCGACCCGGGCGGTCCTGGAACCCGGCACCGAGGAGGTCGTCCTCGTCGGCGGCGGCGACCCCACGCTGACCGCCCGCAAGGACGCGGCGGGCAACGCGAGCCTGCGCGCCCTCGCCGACGACACGGCCCGCGCGCTCAAGTCGCGCGGGACCGCCAAGGGCGAGAAGGACGCCAAGGGCGAGAAGGACGGCAAGGGCGACAAGGGTGCTGAGGTCGCCGAGGTGACGCTCTCGTACGACACCTCGCTGTACGCGGGCACCGCCGTGCACCCCATCGGCGCGGACAACACCAACCTGGCCCGGGTCACCGCCCTGATGGCCGACGAGGGCCGCCTGGACGACTCCTCCAGCGGGCCCGCCGACCGCAGTGCGGATCCGGCGGGCGACGCGGCCCGGAAGTTCGCCGACCTCCTCCACGAGCGCGGCATCAAGACCACGGTCCCCGGCACCTCGAAGGCGTCGGCCCGCGCCAAGACCCTCGCCACCGTCAAGTCGCCGCCGCTGTCTGCGCTCGTCGAACGCATGCTGACCAGCAGCGACAACGACATCGCCGAGGCCCTCGCGCGCCAGACCGCCCTCGCGGCGGGCGAACCGGCGAGCTTCAAGGGCGGTGGCGCGGCCACCCGCGAGCAGTTGAAGAAGCTCGGGCTGCCGCTCAAGGGGGCGAAGTTCGCGGACGGCAGCGGGCTGGACCGCGCGGACAAGCTCACCGCGGACCTGCTCACGGCGCTGCTGGCGAAGGCGGCCGACCCGGACCGCCCCGAACTGCGCCCGGTCCTCACGGGCCTGCCCGTGGCGGGCTTCACGGGCACGCTCAGCAAGCGGTACGCGGGACGGCCCGGCACCGGCCTCGTCCGGGCCAAGACCGGCACGCTGACGGGCGTGCACACCCTGGCGGGCACGGTCGTCGACACCGACGGCCGCCTCCTGGCGTTCGCCTTCCTCACCGAGTCCGACCCGCCCGCGAACCCGGCGACGGCCCAACAAACCCTGGACGACCTGGCCTCAAAACTGGCAACCTGCGGCTGCGACTGA